The Streptococcus pantholopis genome has a segment encoding these proteins:
- a CDS encoding LysR family transcriptional regulator encodes MNFQQCHYVEAIARTGSFSQAAKELFVSQPNLSSSIKDLENELGVQLFVRSNTGTRLTEAGQDFLKYAKRIIGELSLLEERYHSQYKKSFTVVSHHYDFLSLPLAHISEQFAESYQEFQLIETSSKKILESVADFAADLGIIFLDDDNRHILEHAFLHQNLEFTPLGDFPTRIFLRKGHPLAQHAVIAEDELNAYPQIRFHQDKAGLNFDEDALAVAQKQNIIYSSDRGTVMNLLCASDAYASGLGIVNSFIKEQIVLIPLKDSPLHTLGYIINKNKKVSEISLAFINEIKRSLTDKAQTQ; translated from the coding sequence ATGAATTTTCAGCAATGCCATTATGTTGAAGCTATCGCAAGAACAGGCTCTTTCAGTCAAGCAGCTAAAGAGCTTTTTGTCTCTCAGCCGAACCTTTCAAGTTCAATCAAAGATTTAGAAAATGAATTAGGAGTTCAGCTTTTTGTGCGGTCGAATACCGGAACACGTCTTACAGAAGCCGGACAGGATTTCCTTAAATATGCTAAACGGATTATCGGTGAGCTGAGTTTACTGGAAGAGCGTTATCACAGTCAATATAAAAAGAGTTTTACGGTTGTTTCTCACCATTATGATTTTCTTTCTCTCCCTCTGGCCCATATTTCAGAACAGTTCGCTGAAAGCTACCAAGAATTTCAGCTTATTGAAACAAGCAGCAAAAAGATTCTGGAAAGTGTCGCTGATTTTGCGGCTGATTTGGGAATTATTTTCCTTGATGACGACAACAGGCACATCTTAGAGCATGCTTTTCTGCATCAAAATTTGGAATTTACGCCTCTGGGGGATTTCCCTACTCGTATTTTTCTGAGAAAAGGCCATCCTTTAGCCCAACATGCTGTAATTGCTGAAGATGAACTGAATGCTTACCCGCAAATCCGTTTTCATCAAGATAAGGCCGGTCTTAATTTTGACGAGGATGCCCTTGCGGTCGCTCAAAAACAAAATATTATCTACAGCAGTGACCGAGGCACAGTTATGAATTTGCTGTGCGCATCCGATGCTTATGCGTCAGGACTGGGTATAGTCAACAGCTTTATCAAAGAACAGATTGTTCTGATTCCCTTAAAAGACAGCCCTCTTCATACCTTGGGCTATATTATCAATAAAAATAAAAAAGTTTCAGAAATCAGTCTGGCTTTTATCAATGAAATCAAAAGAAGTCTGACAGACAAGGCTCAAACACAATAA